A genomic segment from Janthinobacterium sp. 64 encodes:
- a CDS encoding RES family NAD+ phosphorylase: MATLRLPRLPQLPAALQTVRCDPATLYRVSGHATDEPYFGRANTYRFDDPHPQVAARFGTCYLGASLAVALAETLLHDRKPIHNHFMVDLAVIQARFVIRLTGETLILANLTGAALRQLGGHAGLSGTSSYATTKAWSAAIHAHPDAVDGMLYMSRHKNDETALVLFHRAAPKLAMASATPLSIHPDFGQVATLLGIRSAWP, translated from the coding sequence GTGGCAACCTTGCGCCTGCCCCGTCTGCCGCAGCTGCCCGCAGCGCTGCAGACGGTGCGCTGCGATCCCGCCACCTTGTACCGGGTTTCCGGCCATGCCACGGATGAGCCTTATTTTGGCAGGGCGAATACCTACCGCTTCGACGATCCCCACCCACAAGTAGCGGCCCGCTTCGGCACCTGCTACCTGGGCGCGTCGCTGGCCGTGGCGCTGGCCGAAACCCTGCTGCACGACCGCAAGCCCATCCACAACCACTTCATGGTCGACCTGGCCGTGATACAGGCACGCTTTGTCATTCGGCTCACGGGAGAAACGCTCATCCTGGCCAATCTGACGGGTGCCGCCCTCAGGCAACTGGGCGGCCACGCGGGACTCAGCGGCACGTCGTCGTATGCAACGACCAAAGCCTGGTCGGCGGCCATCCATGCGCATCCGGATGCGGTCGATGGCATGCTCTACATGTCTCGCCACAAGAACGATGAAACGGCACTGGTGCTGTTCCACCGCGCAGCGCCCAAGCTCGCGATGGCGTCCGCCACGCCGCTATCCATCCATCCGGACTTCGGCCAGGTCGCCACACTGCTTGGCATCCGCAGCGCCTGGCCCTGA
- a CDS encoding ArsC family reductase, which yields MTITLYGIPNCDTVKKARTWLAAQQLDFTFHDFKKQGLERATVEAWLQQLPWDVLVNKKGTTWRALSDERKASITDAASALELMLENPSIIKRPVLDKDGQFSVAFSDAQYKAIFSV from the coding sequence ATGACCATTACACTCTACGGTATCCCCAACTGCGATACCGTCAAAAAGGCTCGCACCTGGCTGGCCGCGCAGCAACTCGATTTCACTTTCCACGACTTCAAGAAGCAGGGCCTGGAACGCGCCACCGTCGAGGCATGGCTGCAGCAATTGCCGTGGGATGTGCTGGTCAACAAGAAAGGCACGACCTGGCGCGCCCTGTCCGACGAGCGCAAAGCATCGATCACCGATGCGGCCAGCGCCCTGGAACTGATGCTGGAAAACCCGTCCATCATCAAGCGCCCCGTGCTGGACAAGGATGGCCAGTTCAGCGTCGCGTTTTCGGATGCGCAGTACAAAGCCATTTTTTCAGTTTAA